A genomic region of Oryza glaberrima chromosome 1, OglaRS2, whole genome shotgun sequence contains the following coding sequences:
- the LOC127769962 gene encoding NRR repressor homolog 3, translating into MDPTMPTPHTTSGTCPFPRNSSTAAEMIVTEQEHLQPRHRRSRKRDRPPPTPPSGNIKAAPAPLPEGGGHGHEEEARDEDVDRFYALLDEVREMRELWRRNGDCVATKRTSVDGGQKKQDRQQLWRPTFVMEDFAFELKGSQVVQPEKKVDSAPNLDLSFSM; encoded by the coding sequence ATGGATCCCACGATGCCCACTCCACATACTACTTCGGGTACTTGCCCTTTTCCACGCAACAGCAGCACCGCGGCGGAGATGATCGTGACGGAGCAGGAGCACCTGCAGCCGCGGCACCGGAGGTCTAGGAAGAGGGAccggccgccgccaacgccgccgtcgGGTAACATcaaggcggcgccggcgccgctacCGGAGGGGGGTGGCCATGGCCACGAAGAGGAGGCGCGGGACGAAGACGTGGACAGGTTCTACGCGCTGCTCGACGAGGTCAGGGAGATGAGGGAGCTGTGGCGGCGGAACGGTGATTGTGTCGCGACCAAGCGGACGAGCGTGGATGGTGGCCAGAAGAAGCAGGATCGCCAGCAGCTGTGGCGGCCGACGTTTGTAATGGAGGACTTCGCGTTCGAGTTGAAGGGAAGCCAAGTAGTCCAACCGGAGAAGAAGGTGGACAGCGCGCCTAATCTCGATCTTA